A single Oncorhynchus tshawytscha isolate Ot180627B linkage group LG01, Otsh_v2.0, whole genome shotgun sequence DNA region contains:
- the LOC112252540 gene encoding CDK2-associated and cullin domain-containing protein 1, with product MEDMEEESSGLNDDHNHNYCENRASGQVHYLRTELSNEPQTLPIFPVLGTRDVAAQENHAKICCGSKFVDSDSNSVNSDTSETDSASPASIAGKLTLNSASKFLMNAMTEEDYRTTYWPNLEKAIDHLLIQNPMDHISISYEQIYSYVYKCVCQQHSELLYKDLMLKITTHLQQVSSDLQIVPPGNFIEHFNIALTQYTDALQCIVPVFIYMNKFYIETKLNRHLREDLMKLFTDHVAEKHVNTLIPLLLEAHSMPFQVRPSTMASVVKGLYTLRPDWAHLAPALFSGFIPQINPPTVESQLSDYAAHDQKLQMELSLNGFPRGDQSRKRASEESA from the exons ATGGAGGACATGGAAGAAGAAAGTTCTGGTCTAAATGACGACCACAACCATAACTACTGTGAAAACCGTGCCAGTGGACAAGTTCACTATCTCAGGACCGAACTGTCAAATGAACCCCAGACCCTACCAATTTTTCCGGTTCTGGGCACGCGAGATGTAGCGGCGCAGGAGAACCACGCAAAGATTTGTTGTGGTTCAAAGTTCGTGGATTCAGACTCTAACAGCGTAAACAGTGACACCAGCGAGACTGACAGTGCATCGCCAGCTTCCATCGCAGGGAAACTGACCCTGAACTCCGCCTCAAAGTTTC TAATGAATGCAATGACCGAAGAGGACTATAGAACCACATACTGGCCGAACCTGGAGAAAGCCATTGACCACCTGCTGATACAAAACCCCATGGACCACATCTCCATTTCATATGAGCAGATATACAG TTATGTGTACAAGTGTGTTTGTCAACAGCACTCAGAGCTACTGTACAAAGACTTGATGCTGAAGATTACTACCCATCTTCAACAAGTCTCATCTGATTTACAA ATTGTTCCACCAGGGAATTTCATTGAGCATTTTAAcattgctctgactcagtacacAGATGCTCTTCAATGCAtagttcctgtattcatctacaTG AATAAGTTCTACATTGAAACGAAGCTAAACCGACACCTGCGAGAAGATCTCATGAAGCTTTTTACTGATCATGTTGCAGAAAAACATGTGAACACGCTGATAC CTCTTCTCCTCGAAGCCCATTCCATGCCTTTTCAAGTCAGACCTTCAACAATGGCCAGTGTCGTGAAAGGCCTGTATACTCTTCGGCCAG ATTGGGCACATTTAGCCCCAGCTCTCTTCTCTGGATTCATTCCTCAAATCAACCCGCCTACAGTGGAATCCCAGCTCTCTGACTATGCTGCTCATGACCAGAAACTACAAATGGAGCTCTCTCTGAATGGCTTTCCCAG AGGTGACCAGTCTCGCAAGAGAGCCAGCGAGGAGTCTGCATAG